One Phocaeicola dorei genomic region harbors:
- a CDS encoding SusC/RagA family TonB-linked outer membrane protein — protein MDNKPKPLQHGRQGLRTFSALVCLLLMTTSLFAQEKTVTGTVTDSTNEPLIGASVVIQGTSNGTITDIDGKYSITASPDNVLEFSYVGMVKQDVTVGSQHVINIQLKEDSQMLAETVVIGYGSAKKRDLTGSITNIKGAEIANKPSTNPLSSLQGKVAGVQIINSGQAGSDPEIRVRGTNSINGYKPLYIVDGLFNDNINFLNPEDIESMEVLKDPSSLAIFGVRGANGVIIITTKKAKEGQTLVNINTSFGWKHVVDRIKMVNASQFKELYSEQLVNEKNPAFDFSGWNADTDWQDEVLQNGFITNNNISVTGASEKHSFYLGMGYSYEQGNIKHEKFSKITLNASNEYKITDKIKVGFQFNGARMLPADSKSVLNAVRTTPIAPVFNEEYQLYAALPEFQKAQMMNPMVDVDLKANTTRAENYRASGNIYGEVDFLEHFNFRAVFSMDYGSNNGRTYQPIIKVYDNTVKGNVATLGTGKTEVSQFKENETKVQSDYVLTYTNSFGDHNLTATAGFTTYYNSLSRLDAARGQGIGLVIPDNPDKWFVSIGDLATATNGSTQWERTTVSFLGRVIYNYKGKYLFNGSFRRDGSSAFSYTGNQWQNFYSAGAGWLMTEEEFMKDISWLDMLKLKGSWGTLGNQNLDTAYPAEPLLENAFGAVFGNPSTIYPGYQLAYLPNANLRWEKVEAWEAGFESNMFRNRLHVEGVYYKKNTKDLLAKVPGLSGTIPGIGNLGQIENKGVELSATWRDQIGDWGYNVGVNLTTIKNKVKSLVQDGYSIIAGDKSQSYTMAGYPIGFFYGYKVDGVYQSQADIDASPKNTLATVTPGDLKFADVNGDGEITPADRTLIGDPTPDVTYGISLGVSYKGWELGIDMMGQGGNQIYRTWDNYNWAQFNYMEQRLDRWHGEGTSNTQPVLNTGHAINFENSEYYVEDGSFFRIRNLQLGYTFDKALISKIGLKALKAYFNIQNLKTWKHNTGYTPEFGGSAIAFGVDNGSYPVPAIYTFGLNITF, from the coding sequence ATGGACAATAAACCTAAACCTTTACAACATGGGCGGCAGGGATTGAGGACTTTTAGTGCTTTAGTCTGTCTGCTGTTGATGACTACGTCGCTGTTTGCTCAGGAGAAGACAGTGACCGGAACGGTAACCGATTCGACCAATGAACCTCTGATTGGAGCATCCGTAGTGATTCAAGGTACTTCCAATGGTACGATTACCGACATAGATGGGAAGTACAGTATTACCGCCTCACCCGACAATGTACTGGAATTCTCGTACGTGGGAATGGTGAAGCAAGATGTGACAGTAGGCAGCCAGCATGTGATAAATATACAGCTGAAAGAGGACTCACAAATGCTGGCTGAAACAGTAGTGATAGGTTACGGTAGTGCGAAGAAGCGTGACTTGACCGGCTCTATCACGAATATCAAGGGAGCCGAAATCGCTAATAAACCTTCTACAAATCCCTTGTCTTCCTTGCAGGGAAAGGTAGCCGGTGTGCAGATTATCAACTCGGGACAAGCAGGCTCGGACCCCGAAATCCGTGTACGTGGAACGAACTCCATTAACGGCTACAAACCTCTTTACATTGTCGACGGCTTGTTCAATGATAACATTAACTTTCTGAATCCCGAGGATATTGAGTCTATGGAAGTGTTGAAAGACCCGTCTTCATTGGCCATTTTCGGTGTGCGTGGAGCTAATGGGGTTATCATTATCACTACAAAGAAGGCTAAGGAGGGGCAGACTTTGGTGAATATCAACACCTCATTCGGCTGGAAACATGTGGTGGACAGAATCAAGATGGTGAATGCTTCTCAGTTCAAAGAATTGTATAGTGAGCAGCTTGTTAATGAAAAGAATCCCGCTTTTGATTTTTCCGGCTGGAATGCTGATACCGATTGGCAGGATGAAGTGCTTCAGAATGGCTTCATTACCAATAATAATATCAGTGTGACAGGAGCTTCTGAAAAACATAGTTTTTATCTGGGGATGGGATACTCATACGAACAAGGAAATATAAAGCACGAGAAGTTCAGCAAAATCACCTTGAATGCCAGCAATGAGTATAAGATAACCGACAAGATAAAGGTTGGGTTTCAGTTTAACGGAGCACGTATGCTGCCTGCTGATAGTAAATCAGTCCTGAATGCTGTCCGTACCACTCCTATAGCTCCTGTATTCAATGAAGAATATCAGTTGTATGCGGCGTTGCCGGAGTTTCAGAAAGCACAGATGATGAATCCGATGGTGGATGTGGATTTAAAAGCCAACACCACTCGCGCAGAGAATTATCGTGCATCAGGTAACATTTATGGAGAGGTGGATTTTCTGGAACATTTTAATTTCAGGGCTGTGTTCTCTATGGATTACGGCTCGAATAACGGGCGTACCTATCAGCCGATTATCAAGGTATATGATAACACAGTGAAAGGAAATGTGGCTACACTGGGAACGGGTAAGACTGAAGTGAGCCAGTTCAAGGAAAATGAAACGAAGGTGCAAAGTGATTATGTGCTGACTTATACAAATAGTTTTGGTGACCATAATCTGACGGCAACCGCCGGTTTCACTACTTATTACAATTCTCTCAGCCGTCTGGATGCCGCCCGTGGGCAAGGTATTGGATTGGTTATTCCCGATAATCCCGATAAATGGTTCGTCAGTATTGGTGATTTGGCCACAGCTACCAATGGAAGTACACAGTGGGAACGTACTACTGTTTCTTTTCTGGGGCGTGTGATTTATAATTACAAAGGAAAATATTTGTTCAACGGGTCTTTTCGTCGGGACGGTTCTTCGGCTTTTTCGTATACGGGCAACCAATGGCAGAACTTTTACTCGGCAGGTGCCGGATGGCTGATGACTGAAGAAGAGTTTATGAAAGACATTTCTTGGTTGGATATGTTGAAGTTGAAAGGTTCCTGGGGTACGTTGGGCAATCAGAATCTGGATACTGCTTATCCGGCTGAGCCGTTGCTTGAAAATGCTTTTGGAGCTGTGTTTGGCAATCCGTCCACCATCTATCCGGGCTATCAGTTGGCCTATTTGCCTAATGCGAACCTTAGATGGGAAAAAGTGGAAGCTTGGGAAGCAGGCTTTGAATCGAATATGTTTCGCAACCGCCTGCATGTGGAAGGAGTTTATTATAAAAAGAATACGAAGGACTTGCTGGCAAAGGTTCCCGGACTTTCCGGAACCATTCCCGGAATAGGAAATCTGGGACAGATAGAGAATAAAGGGGTGGAATTGTCTGCCACTTGGCGGGATCAGATTGGCGATTGGGGGTATAATGTGGGAGTCAACCTGACTACTATCAAGAATAAGGTGAAGAGTCTGGTACAAGACGGCTATTCCATTATTGCCGGAGACAAGAGCCAGAGCTATACTATGGCGGGTTATCCCATCGGTTTCTTCTATGGATATAAGGTAGATGGTGTTTATCAGTCACAGGCCGATATTGATGCTTCGCCCAAGAATACATTGGCTACAGTGACTCCCGGTGATTTGAAGTTCGCCGATGTGAATGGGGATGGTGAGATTACACCGGCAGACCGTACTTTGATTGGTGATCCTACTCCGGATGTTACCTATGGAATCTCATTAGGTGTTTCCTATAAAGGTTGGGAACTGGGTATTGACATGATGGGACAGGGCGGTAATCAGATTTACCGTACTTGGGACAATTACAATTGGGCGCAGTTCAACTATATGGAGCAACGTCTGGACCGTTGGCACGGCGAAGGTACATCCAATACACAACCTGTCCTAAATACCGGTCATGCCATTAACTTTGAAAATTCGGAGTATTATGTAGAAGACGGCAGTTTCTTCCGTATACGTAACCTGCAATTGGGCTATACTTTTGATAAGGCCCTGATATCCAAAATCGGTTTGAAGGCTTTGAAAGCCTATTTCAATATTCAGAACCTGAAAACTTGGAAACATAATACCGGCTACACCCCTGAGTTTGGTGGTTCTGCCATTGCTTTTGGTGTGGATAATGGAAGTTATCCGGTACCTGCGATTTATACATTTGGACTCAATATTACATTTTGA
- a CDS encoding DUF4861 domain-containing protein: MRKIFLAVATALAMFSCSQKEPVTVTITNPLSIDRNGEMVEISMAEITGKLQLPDTAQVIVLDENGLEVPYQITYDDMLIFPVSVKGGASVTYTIAEGTPQPVDVVACGRQYPERLDDVAWENDRAAYRAYGPALQEKGERAFGYDIWTKNVPEPVVEDRYDGDLNQGISYHIDHGNGMDCYAVGPTLGGGTAALFPDSTIVYPYCYKDCEVLDNGPLRFTTKLVYNPLVVKRDSNVIETRIISLDKGSQLNKTVVSFDNLQETTPVVTGIVLHKQNPTGYSFDANAGYIAYADSTENAANNNGVIYIGAVFPANIKGALPQMFSEKEQKERGGALGHVLSVSDYEPGSEYIYYWGSGWSKYGFEADTDWNKYLEEYAQKVRNPLVVHVP, encoded by the coding sequence ATGAGAAAAATCTTTTTAGCAGTCGCAACGGCGTTAGCTATGTTTTCCTGTTCGCAAAAGGAGCCGGTGACTGTCACTATAACCAATCCGCTTTCTATTGATAGGAATGGAGAAATGGTGGAAATCTCTATGGCTGAAATAACAGGCAAACTACAATTACCCGATACGGCACAAGTTATCGTATTGGACGAGAACGGGCTTGAAGTACCTTATCAGATAACATACGATGATATGCTTATCTTTCCTGTTTCGGTGAAAGGGGGAGCTTCGGTTACTTATACAATTGCAGAAGGAACTCCACAGCCGGTGGATGTGGTTGCTTGTGGGCGTCAATATCCCGAGCGTCTGGATGATGTGGCATGGGAAAACGATCGCGCCGCTTATCGTGCATACGGTCCTGCTTTGCAGGAGAAGGGCGAGCGTGCCTTTGGTTATGACATCTGGACCAAGAATGTACCCGAACCGGTGGTGGAAGATCGTTATGACGGTGATTTGAATCAAGGAATCTCTTATCACATAGATCATGGAAACGGAATGGATTGTTATGCGGTGGGTCCGACTCTGGGTGGCGGAACAGCAGCTTTATTCCCCGATAGTACCATTGTTTATCCCTATTGTTACAAGGATTGTGAAGTCTTGGATAACGGTCCGCTTCGATTCACCACCAAGTTAGTTTATAATCCGTTGGTTGTAAAAAGAGATTCAAATGTGATAGAAACGCGTATCATTTCTTTGGACAAGGGATCGCAGTTGAACAAGACTGTGGTTTCTTTTGATAATTTGCAGGAAACAACTCCGGTGGTGACCGGCATTGTATTGCACAAACAGAATCCTACGGGGTATAGTTTTGATGCAAATGCAGGTTATATAGCCTATGCGGACTCTACAGAGAATGCAGCCAATAACAATGGAGTGATTTATATAGGTGCTGTATTTCCGGCTAATATAAAAGGAGCGCTGCCCCAAATGTTCTCCGAAAAAGAGCAGAAAGAACGTGGAGGTGCTTTGGGGCATGTGTTGTCGGTCAGTGATTATGAACCGGGTTCCGAGTATATTTATTATTGGGGATCAGGCTGGAGCAAATATGGTTTCGAAGCCGATACCGATTGGAACAAATATTTGGAAGAATACGCTCAGAAGGTACGTAATCCCTTGGTGGTCCATGTACCATAG
- a CDS encoding gluconate 5-dehydrogenase, giving the protein MNQYLNFSLEGKVALVTGASYGIGFAIASAFAEQGATICFNDINQELVDKGLASYAEKGIKAHGYVCDVTDEPAVQAMVATIAKEVGTIDILVNNAGIIRRVPMHEMEAADFRRVIDIDLNAPFIVSKAVLPAMMEKGHGKIINICSMMSELGRETVSAYAAAKGGLKMLTRNICSEYGEYNIQCNGIGPGYIATPQTAPLREIQPDGSRHPFDTFICAKTPAGRWLDPQELTGPAVFLASEASNAVNGHILYVDGGILAYIGKQPK; this is encoded by the coding sequence ATGAATCAGTATTTGAATTTTTCTTTGGAAGGTAAAGTCGCCCTTGTAACAGGCGCTTCTTATGGTATCGGTTTTGCTATTGCATCTGCTTTTGCAGAACAAGGTGCAACCATCTGTTTCAACGACATCAATCAGGAATTGGTGGATAAAGGTTTGGCTTCTTACGCTGAAAAAGGAATTAAAGCACACGGATATGTATGTGATGTTACTGACGAGCCTGCCGTACAGGCTATGGTTGCCACTATCGCAAAGGAAGTAGGTACAATTGATATTCTTGTAAACAATGCCGGTATTATCCGTCGCGTTCCGATGCACGAAATGGAAGCTGCCGATTTCCGCCGTGTTATTGATATTGACTTGAATGCTCCGTTCATTGTTTCTAAAGCTGTTTTGCCTGCGATGATGGAAAAAGGACATGGTAAAATCATCAATATCTGCTCTATGATGTCTGAGTTGGGTCGTGAAACCGTTTCTGCATACGCTGCCGCTAAAGGTGGTTTGAAGATGTTGACTCGTAACATCTGTTCTGAATACGGAGAATACAATATTCAGTGTAATGGTATCGGTCCGGGCTATATCGCTACTCCGCAGACTGCTCCGTTACGTGAAATCCAGCCCGATGGAAGCCGTCATCCGTTTGATACATTCATCTGTGCCAAGACTCCGGCCGGCCGTTGGTTGGATCCGCAGGAATTGACTGGTCCTGCTGTATTCCTTGCATCCGAAGCATCTAATGCAGTGAATGGCCATATTCTCTATGTAGATGGCGGTATTCTGGCCTACATTGGTAAACAGCCTAAATAA
- the kduI gene encoding 5-dehydro-4-deoxy-D-glucuronate isomerase, protein MKTNYEIRYAAHPEDAKSYGTQRIRRDFLIEKVFSDNEVNMVYSMYDRMVVGGAKPVGEILKLEAIDPLKASYFLSRREMGIFNVGGPGVVKAGNAVFELDYKEALYLGSGDREVTFESKDAGNPAKFYFNSVTAHRNYPDKKVTKADAIVAEMGSLEGSNHRCINKMLVSQVLPTCQLQMGMTELKPGSVWNTMPAHVHSRRMEAYFYFEVPDEHAVCHFMGEVDETRHIWMKGDQAVLSPEWSIHSAAATHNYTFIWGMGGENLDYGDQDFSLITDLK, encoded by the coding sequence ATGAAGACAAATTATGAAATCCGTTATGCCGCGCATCCCGAAGATGCCAAAAGCTATGGCACTCAAAGGATACGACGGGATTTCTTAATAGAAAAAGTATTTTCGGACAATGAGGTGAACATGGTTTACTCCATGTATGACCGCATGGTTGTAGGAGGAGCCAAACCGGTGGGAGAGATATTAAAACTGGAGGCCATTGATCCGCTGAAAGCATCTTACTTTCTTTCCCGACGTGAAATGGGTATTTTTAATGTGGGCGGTCCCGGTGTGGTCAAAGCTGGAAATGCCGTGTTCGAACTGGATTATAAAGAAGCGCTTTATCTGGGTTCGGGAGACCGGGAAGTGACTTTTGAAAGTAAAGATGCCGGAAATCCTGCCAAATTCTATTTTAACTCTGTTACCGCTCATCGTAACTATCCCGATAAAAAAGTGACCAAGGCAGATGCCATCGTTGCTGAAATGGGTTCACTGGAAGGTTCCAATCATCGTTGCATCAACAAGATGCTGGTAAGTCAGGTATTGCCTACCTGCCAGTTGCAGATGGGGATGACCGAACTGAAACCGGGAAGTGTGTGGAATACCATGCCGGCACACGTGCACAGCCGTCGTATGGAAGCTTATTTTTATTTTGAAGTGCCTGATGAACACGCTGTTTGTCATTTTATGGGAGAAGTGGATGAAACACGTCATATATGGATGAAAGGCGATCAGGCAGTTTTGTCTCCCGAATGGTCTATTCATAGTGCGGCGGCAACACACAATTACACCTTTATTTGGGGTATGGGTGGAGAGAATTTGGATTATGGTGATCAAGACTTCTCATTGATTACAGACTTGAAATAA
- the dacB gene encoding D-alanyl-D-alanine carboxypeptidase/D-alanyl-D-alanine-endopeptidase: MKRVLFFFLLILSIHFINAQPLSQRLDALLHEEVLKTSEVGIAVFDLTAGESVYRYQDDKLYRPASVEKIITSVTALVQLGADYTMDTSLRYRGKIENDTLKGSLYLIGGFDPEFMDEDLDRLVDALASKGIRYVTDTLAADVSMTDSVYWGSGWCWDDTPYSFQPYLSPLMLNRGCVDVSVSPAQKDSLPKVVCTPVSDYYQVHNHGVSRNPQAGKLKITRNWLSNGNIITVSGNVSYPYTEKLNVYTSKDFFFHTFVSRLRSKGIEARTCTYADCPVTADSIVTLYTVRRPLKEVLERALKKSDNLCAESMFYHLAAKRSLHKRVTGEDGTDAIHAFMKTALGFNPENYKIADGSGVSVYNYISPRLLLEYLKYAYYHREVFLPFYESLPIAGVDGTLQNRMKQTKARGNVHAKTGSVTGVSSLAGYVKAANGHQLAFVIINQNVLKLSRARAFQDKFCDILSR; encoded by the coding sequence CTATTCACTTCATAAACGCCCAGCCGCTATCTCAGCGGCTGGACGCTTTACTGCATGAAGAAGTTCTGAAAACATCCGAAGTGGGTATTGCCGTATTTGATTTGACCGCCGGAGAATCCGTTTACCGTTACCAAGACGATAAACTGTACCGGCCTGCTTCTGTTGAGAAAATAATCACTTCGGTTACCGCCTTGGTACAACTGGGAGCAGATTATACCATGGATACCAGTCTTCGTTATCGTGGAAAAATAGAAAATGACACGTTGAAAGGCAGCTTGTATCTGATAGGCGGTTTTGATCCGGAATTTATGGACGAGGATCTGGACCGTCTGGTAGATGCATTGGCAAGTAAAGGCATCCGTTATGTGACAGATACCCTTGCAGCGGATGTTTCCATGACAGACTCAGTTTATTGGGGTTCCGGTTGGTGTTGGGACGATACTCCTTATTCCTTCCAACCCTATCTTTCCCCTCTCATGCTGAATAGGGGCTGCGTGGATGTATCGGTTTCTCCTGCTCAGAAAGACTCGTTGCCCAAAGTAGTTTGTACGCCGGTTTCCGATTATTATCAAGTTCATAATCACGGGGTGAGCCGTAATCCACAAGCCGGAAAGCTGAAAATCACTCGTAACTGGCTCAGCAATGGCAATATCATTACCGTTTCCGGAAATGTTTCTTATCCCTATACTGAGAAATTGAATGTATATACTTCCAAAGATTTCTTTTTTCATACCTTTGTCAGCCGTTTGCGCAGCAAAGGAATTGAAGCGCGAACCTGCACGTATGCCGATTGTCCTGTAACGGCCGACAGTATAGTTACGCTTTATACCGTCCGAAGACCACTCAAGGAAGTGTTGGAAAGAGCTTTGAAGAAAAGTGATAACCTGTGTGCCGAATCAATGTTTTATCATTTGGCTGCCAAGCGTTCCCTGCATAAACGGGTGACAGGAGAAGATGGAACCGATGCCATTCACGCCTTTATGAAAACAGCTTTAGGGTTTAATCCGGAGAACTATAAGATAGCGGACGGTAGCGGTGTTTCCGTTTATAATTATATCTCTCCACGTTTACTATTGGAGTATTTGAAGTATGCCTATTATCATCGGGAAGTTTTTCTTCCTTTCTATGAGTCTCTGCCTATAGCAGGAGTGGACGGTACTTTACAAAATCGGATGAAACAGACCAAGGCTCGGGGAAATGTGCATGCAAAAACCGGTTCTGTAACCGGGGTCAGTTCACTGGCAGGGTATGTAAAAGCTGCTAATGGACATCAATTGGCCTTTGTTATCATTAACCAAAACGTACTGAAATTAAGCCGGGCGCGTGCGTTTCAAGATAAGTTTTGTGATATTTTATCTCGTTGA